Proteins encoded in a region of the Clostridium beijerinckii genome:
- a CDS encoding NAD(P)H-dependent flavin oxidoreductase translates to MNFNSLKIGNLVAPIPIIQGGMGIGVSSSNLAAAVANAGGIGIISAAQLGYNEDDFEKNPLEANLRALKKHITIAKAKAVNGIIGINAMVATNNYEDHIKTAIEAGVDLIISGAGLPTMLPKIVKNSSVKIAPIVSSLKAAKVILKLWDKHDNVAPDLVVIEGPKAGGHLGFKVEELEDENLDFDKSVVDIINETKKYAEKYNKEIPVVVAGGVFDGYDIAKYLKLGASGVQMATRFVATEECDASDEFKNAYVNCNKDDIQIVKSPVGMPGRAMKNTFVKRTSSEREKITHCYNCLTPCNPANTPYCISKALINAVKGNLDEGLIFCGENASRITKITTVKELMDELVSEIKKA, encoded by the coding sequence ATGAATTTTAATTCTCTTAAAATTGGAAATTTAGTTGCTCCTATTCCTATTATTCAAGGGGGTATGGGAATTGGTGTTTCATCTTCTAATTTAGCTGCTGCTGTTGCTAATGCTGGTGGAATTGGAATCATCTCTGCTGCGCAACTTGGTTATAATGAAGATGACTTTGAAAAGAACCCTTTAGAGGCGAATTTAAGGGCTTTAAAAAAACATATTACTATTGCTAAAGCTAAAGCGGTAAATGGCATTATAGGTATTAATGCTATGGTAGCAACTAATAATTATGAAGATCATATAAAAACTGCAATAGAAGCTGGAGTTGATTTAATAATCTCTGGTGCAGGACTTCCTACTATGTTACCTAAAATAGTAAAGAATTCCTCTGTAAAGATTGCACCAATAGTTTCTTCTTTAAAAGCAGCAAAAGTAATTTTGAAACTTTGGGATAAGCACGATAATGTAGCTCCAGATCTTGTTGTAATTGAAGGACCAAAAGCTGGTGGTCATTTGGGCTTTAAAGTTGAAGAGTTAGAAGATGAAAATTTAGATTTTGATAAATCTGTTGTAGATATAATAAACGAAACAAAGAAGTACGCTGAAAAATATAATAAAGAAATCCCAGTAGTAGTTGCTGGCGGTGTTTTTGATGGATATGATATTGCTAAATATTTAAAATTAGGTGCTAGCGGCGTTCAAATGGCAACGAGATTTGTAGCAACTGAAGAATGTGATGCTTCGGATGAGTTTAAAAATGCCTATGTTAACTGTAACAAAGATGATATTCAAATAGTAAAAAGTCCCGTTGGAATGCCAGGTAGAGCTATGAAGAATACATTTGTAAAAAGAACTAGCTCTGAGAGAGAGAAAATAACTCATTGTTATAATTGTTTAACACCTTGTAACCCTGCTAACACACCTTATTGCATAAGCAAAGCTTTAATAAATGCAGTAAAGGGTAACCTTGATGAAGGTCTAATATTCTGTGGCGAGAATGCAAGCAGAATAACAAAAATCACAACGGTGAAAGAACTTATGGATGAATTAGTATCTGAAATTAAGAAAGCTTAA
- a CDS encoding alpha/beta-type small acid-soluble spore protein, with the protein MSNNNNRTLVPEARRGLEKFKNEVAQELGIPFKEYNGNLSSRQCGSVGGEMVKRMVEEYEHRI; encoded by the coding sequence ATGTCAAACAACAATAATAGGACATTAGTTCCAGAAGCAAGACGTGGCTTGGAAAAATTCAAGAACGAAGTAGCTCAAGAGCTAGGAATACCATTTAAAGAATACAATGGTAACTTGAGTTCTAGACAATGTGGTTCAGTAGGCGGAGAAATGGTAAAAAGAATGGTAGAAGAATATGAACATAGAATCTAA
- a CDS encoding metallophosphoesterase family protein produces the protein MRKIKILHIADIHFDTPFSGMTPKLALKSKEELKQVFENIMLITLNEEIDILLIAGDVFDNLSVKKTTLHFIKSCFENISKVKVFISPGNHDPFNEKSFYNIVDWPSNVHIFKGSVEKVILEDLKTVVWGAGFNTTHVSKSLLKDVERINEYNNIMVIHGEVSSVKEGNNYNPITEEDIIKSDLDYIALGHRHKFSEVKKIGNTYYSYSGCPQGRGFDELEDKGIVLLEIKNRFVESRFIRTSVRNYYEKGINIEGCFGYNEVKNRIISEIPKDDRKNNFYKIILKGQISDEFSLNEEFLEELLKDEFYFVKIIDKSEIKLDITELIKGYSLKSIFAKKIYEELQNVKTEEEREIISLALKIGIQSISGEEVRINEM, from the coding sequence ATGAGAAAAATTAAAATTTTACATATAGCAGATATACATTTTGATACTCCTTTTAGTGGAATGACACCAAAGCTAGCACTAAAGAGTAAGGAAGAATTAAAACAAGTTTTTGAGAACATAATGCTAATAACTTTAAATGAAGAAATAGATATTTTACTAATAGCAGGAGATGTATTTGATAATTTATCTGTAAAGAAAACTACACTTCATTTTATAAAAAGCTGTTTTGAAAATATTAGCAAGGTAAAAGTTTTTATAAGCCCTGGAAATCATGATCCTTTTAATGAAAAGTCTTTTTATAACATTGTAGATTGGCCAAGTAATGTTCATATTTTTAAGGGAAGTGTTGAAAAAGTAATATTAGAGGATTTAAAGACTGTTGTTTGGGGAGCTGGGTTTAATACCACACATGTTAGTAAATCCTTATTAAAAGATGTTGAGAGAATCAACGAATATAACAATATAATGGTTATACATGGAGAAGTTTCTAGCGTAAAGGAAGGAAATAATTACAATCCAATTACGGAAGAAGATATAATTAAAAGCGATCTAGATTATATAGCATTAGGACATAGACATAAGTTTTCAGAAGTTAAGAAGATAGGTAATACATATTACAGTTATAGCGGATGTCCTCAAGGAAGAGGTTTTGATGAGCTTGAAGATAAAGGGATAGTATTATTAGAGATTAAGAATAGATTTGTAGAAAGTCGGTTTATTAGAACATCAGTAAGAAATTACTATGAGAAAGGAATAAATATTGAAGGGTGCTTTGGATATAATGAAGTAAAAAATAGAATTATATCAGAAATCCCTAAGGATGATAGAAAGAATAATTTTTATAAAATTATTCTAAAAGGACAAATATCTGATGAATTTTCATTAAATGAAGAGTTTCTAGAAGAACTACTTAAAGATGAATTCTATTTTGTGAAGATTATTGACAAAAGTGAAATTAAGTTAGATATAACCGAATTGATAAAAGGATACTCATTAAAAAGCATATTTGCAAAAAAAATATATGAGGAGCTACAGAATGTGAAAACGGAGGAAGAAAGGGAAATTATTTCTTTGGCTTTAAAGATAGGAATTCAAAGCATCTCAGGTGAAGAGGTAAGAATTAATGAGATGTAA
- a CDS encoding AAA family ATPase — MIVKKINIKAFAGIKDKSLDLSRGFNLIYGKNEKGKSSIENFIKIWLYGIENSRSKLNDRKRYMPLSGENISGELIIEHEGKSYIIKRRFGTTKKEDECEILDEITGESLQIEYKNEPGRYFFDINLSTFIKTLFIGQLGVVISKDKEEEIMEKLTNVYNVGDENTSVKKVIEKLEKKKKQLLGIRKGGEIDLLKEKNNSLKTELWEAYKLAEENVQNEENLLRKKDIKSSIKEQIQKLDLYKKYIKKIKLQKDYKEISSYLVKGEQLKRKQDAIIEELKKGDEYITTEYLEEINERCARYLSLLDVKQEKLNKLYKLEEELRVKNEKIINYKVFSSMGSNIKEKIYTLKVDQRNLEEKLNDIINIKNSIAGFKMDINKQASSISNLDFIKNNREEIEKLLNSYKEGLKELKYKMENQDYSKSEGDLNSLNKKINCIYFIGAICISTFIYSMLKQIIPIMIMFIPIFIIIGIVYFKYSLLIKSSDIVRKNNISIDELKERIEEYEKRLDVYIKKTNSVSYEDFISKINQYDKYIGYKDNMILLIKNKEEEINRYDITKLKSNYNRNKGVIASLYNVLGCKSLDEVLEQLEFYEKQKEEILIKEYEINTINQEIENTNEQLADKDDEIRKKTHVLGLENIEIVDMHVKLREYKEKINKMNEIKNALKSVEETYKVLIKDRNIDEIKEEMKQIISQDINYSYESEEEIDSEIRAKSNELLKIEKEIKDLEHLIEKRYLGKREISEIEEEILINEEKTKKLEKEFKALELASNLIQEAFDEIKKNIGPDMNKKIIKKFNFLTNDDYEEAKISEDYKLKIRNKGILFEGEILSNGAKDQLYLALRLSFINMLFKNKRIPIFLDDALVQYDDERRERALNLLMDENFEQVIFFTCQKIEKLILDRNKYDYNLINLN, encoded by the coding sequence TTGATAGTTAAAAAAATAAATATAAAAGCTTTTGCAGGGATTAAAGATAAAAGCTTAGATTTAAGTAGAGGATTCAATTTAATTTATGGAAAAAACGAAAAGGGAAAAAGCTCAATCGAGAATTTTATCAAGATATGGCTGTATGGGATTGAAAATTCTAGAAGTAAACTAAACGATAGAAAAAGATACATGCCTCTATCTGGAGAGAATATTTCTGGAGAATTAATAATAGAACATGAAGGAAAAAGCTATATTATAAAAAGAAGATTTGGTACAACAAAAAAAGAAGATGAATGCGAAATTTTAGATGAAATAACGGGAGAGAGTTTGCAAATAGAATATAAAAATGAGCCTGGAAGGTATTTCTTCGATATAAATTTATCTACTTTTATAAAGACATTATTTATAGGACAATTAGGAGTAGTTATATCAAAAGATAAAGAAGAAGAGATAATGGAGAAGCTAACTAATGTCTACAATGTGGGAGATGAAAATACTTCTGTAAAAAAAGTAATTGAGAAATTAGAAAAGAAAAAGAAGCAATTGCTAGGAATAAGAAAAGGTGGAGAGATTGATTTATTAAAAGAGAAAAATAATTCACTAAAAACAGAGTTATGGGAAGCATATAAATTAGCTGAAGAAAACGTGCAAAATGAGGAAAATTTATTAAGGAAGAAAGATATTAAAAGTAGTATAAAAGAACAAATTCAAAAGTTAGATTTATATAAAAAGTATATTAAGAAGATAAAACTTCAAAAAGACTACAAAGAAATAAGTAGTTATTTAGTTAAGGGAGAGCAGCTTAAAAGAAAACAGGATGCAATAATCGAAGAACTTAAAAAGGGCGATGAATATATAACAACTGAATATTTGGAGGAAATTAATGAAAGGTGTGCTAGATATCTAAGTTTATTAGATGTAAAACAAGAAAAGTTAAATAAACTTTATAAATTGGAAGAAGAATTAAGAGTAAAAAACGAAAAAATAATAAATTATAAAGTTTTTTCTTCGATGGGAAGTAATATAAAAGAAAAAATATACACATTAAAAGTTGACCAGAGGAATTTAGAAGAAAAACTCAATGATATCATAAATATAAAAAATTCAATAGCTGGATTCAAGATGGATATAAACAAGCAGGCCTCTAGTATTAGCAACTTAGATTTTATAAAAAATAATAGAGAAGAAATAGAGAAATTACTTAATTCTTATAAAGAAGGATTAAAGGAATTAAAATATAAAATGGAGAATCAGGATTATAGTAAGTCTGAAGGAGACTTAAATAGCTTAAATAAAAAAATAAATTGTATTTATTTTATTGGAGCAATTTGTATTTCTACTTTTATATACAGTATGTTGAAGCAAATAATTCCCATTATGATTATGTTTATACCTATATTTATTATAATAGGAATAGTATATTTCAAATATTCGCTATTAATTAAAAGTTCAGATATTGTTAGGAAAAATAATATATCAATTGATGAGCTAAAAGAAAGAATAGAAGAATATGAAAAAAGATTAGATGTTTATATAAAGAAAACTAATTCAGTATCTTATGAAGATTTTATTAGTAAGATAAATCAATATGATAAGTATATAGGTTATAAAGATAATATGATTTTATTAATAAAAAATAAGGAAGAGGAGATTAACAGATATGATATTACTAAATTAAAATCAAATTATAATAGAAATAAAGGTGTGATAGCATCTTTGTATAATGTTTTAGGATGCAAGTCTTTAGATGAGGTGCTAGAACAATTGGAATTCTATGAAAAACAAAAAGAAGAAATACTTATAAAGGAATACGAGATTAATACAATTAATCAGGAGATAGAAAATACAAATGAACAATTAGCCGATAAAGATGATGAGATAAGAAAAAAAACTCATGTACTTGGATTAGAAAATATAGAAATAGTAGATATGCATGTTAAGTTGAGAGAGTATAAAGAAAAAATAAATAAAATGAATGAAATTAAAAATGCATTGAAAAGTGTAGAGGAAACATATAAGGTTCTAATAAAAGATAGAAATATAGATGAAATAAAGGAAGAGATGAAACAAATTATTAGTCAGGACATAAACTATTCCTATGAATCTGAAGAAGAAATAGACTCAGAGATTAGAGCGAAGTCTAATGAATTGTTGAAAATCGAGAAGGAGATAAAGGATTTAGAACACCTTATAGAAAAAAGGTATTTAGGTAAAAGGGAAATTTCAGAGATAGAAGAAGAAATATTAATTAATGAAGAAAAAACTAAAAAGTTGGAGAAAGAATTTAAAGCATTAGAGTTAGCTAGTAATTTGATTCAAGAAGCATTTGATGAGATAAAAAAGAATATTGGACCAGATATGAATAAGAAAATTATAAAGAAATTTAATTTCTTAACAAATGATGATTATGAAGAAGCTAAGATATCAGAAGACTATAAGCTAAAGATTAGAAATAAAGGAATACTATTCGAAGGGGAAATACTAAGCAATGGTGCTAAAGATCAACTTTATCTAGCATTAAGGTTATCATTTATAAATATGTTGTTTAAAAATAAAAGAATCCCAATATTTTTAGATGATGCTCTTGTCCAATATGATGATGAGAGAAGAGAGCGGGCATTAAATCTTCTTATGGATGAAAATTTTGAGCAAGTAATTTTCTTTACATGTCAAAAAATAGAAAAGCTTATTCTTGATAGAAATAAGTATGATTATAATTTAATTAATCTGAATTGA
- a CDS encoding metal ABC transporter solute-binding protein, Zn/Mn family, with protein MKKKIISGALAVLVSFMLIGCGANANTGIQNKTEDKLKIAVSIYPLKEFAEKIAGDKADVICLVPDNMEPHDYEPKTKDFQELTKSNAFIYNGLGMEEWVGQVNEAIKNTNVIVVDSSTGIETRQEGDAVDPHAWLSLKNAEIQSSNIKDTLVKLDEKNKDYYEENYNKFKEELESLYSEYKPKFDTLSKKNFITGHAAFGYLCRDFGLTQKSVENLFAEGEPTPKQLKDLVSFCKDNNIKTVFSESLASPKVSETLAKEVQADVVPILTLESKEDDKNYIEAMRYNLDEIYKCLSKE; from the coding sequence ATGAAGAAGAAAATAATTTCGGGAGCGTTAGCGGTATTAGTAAGTTTTATGCTAATAGGATGTGGAGCTAATGCAAATACTGGAATACAAAACAAAACTGAAGATAAATTAAAAATTGCAGTTTCAATATATCCATTAAAAGAATTCGCAGAGAAGATAGCTGGTGATAAAGCTGATGTTATATGTCTAGTTCCTGATAATATGGAGCCACATGATTATGAGCCTAAAACCAAAGATTTTCAGGAATTAACAAAGAGTAATGCGTTTATTTATAATGGCTTAGGCATGGAAGAATGGGTAGGTCAAGTAAATGAAGCTATTAAGAATACTAATGTAATTGTTGTAGATTCAAGTACTGGTATAGAAACCAGGCAAGAGGGGGATGCGGTTGATCCACATGCTTGGCTAAGTTTAAAAAATGCTGAAATCCAATCAAGCAATATAAAAGATACACTAGTAAAGTTAGATGAGAAAAATAAGGATTATTATGAAGAAAACTACAATAAATTTAAAGAGGAATTAGAGAGTTTATATAGTGAATATAAACCTAAATTTGATACATTAAGTAAGAAAAATTTCATAACAGGTCACGCTGCATTTGGATATTTATGCAGAGACTTCGGATTAACTCAAAAATCAGTAGAAAATTTATTTGCAGAGGGTGAGCCAACTCCTAAGCAATTAAAAGACTTAGTAAGTTTTTGTAAAGATAACAATATAAAGACTGTTTTTTCAGAGTCGTTAGCGAGCCCTAAAGTTTCGGAAACTTTAGCAAAAGAAGTTCAAGCTGATGTAGTTCCAATACTTACATTAGAATCAAAAGAAGATGACAAAAATTATATAGAAGCTATGAGATACAATTTGGATGAGATATACAAGTGCTTATCTAAAGAATAA
- a CDS encoding MutS-related protein: MSLAEEFYKENMQRCLRQTKDLNYKVNIIGWSRLFVVFLGLLTDYILYSQNKLSLILISTIFFIGIFIVLIFYHNNIIQYREKINMIMKINEKGIKRLSGDFTSFEDSGSEYLDYKHPFVDDLDVFGNNSIFQYINDTVTKGGREELVKLLKNEGNLNKLDIAERQEAVKELSKKAAWRQSLILEGSLKKSKDIDLDSLINWSEDAESSSPLRIVIACTFILVTIFSIYLAIAKVIPQSFLLLNFMVNFIVVKVLSKSMGSEIKLFESIKNSIYGYSKILFLIEEENFDSKYLKNLQGKLKSDKLSCKEEMRAFSNILDWMGNSSYNAYYLLFNILLFSDVFLLRSLEKWREKNGNKLKGWLEVMHKIDALASVCNLSFENENWTYPVILDKNEISAVNIGHPLLGEKAVKNTFSMTGNQKVSLITGSNMSGKSTFLRTLGTNLVLSYIGAPVHADKFSCGIMKIYTCMRTKDNLEENISSFYAEILRIKILIEACKRGESAFFLLDEIFKGTNSRDRHTGASVLIKQLIKYGGVGLVSTHDFELCDLENESEEIINYNFREFYENNKIKFDYILREGRSTTQNAIHLMKLAGIEV; this comes from the coding sequence ATGAGTTTAGCAGAAGAATTTTATAAAGAGAACATGCAACGATGTTTAAGACAAACAAAAGACCTGAACTATAAGGTAAATATTATTGGATGGAGCAGGTTGTTTGTAGTATTTTTAGGTTTATTAACTGATTACATTTTATATAGTCAGAATAAATTAAGTCTAATATTAATCTCAACTATATTTTTTATTGGTATCTTTATTGTTTTGATATTTTATCACAATAATATAATTCAATACAGAGAAAAGATCAATATGATAATGAAAATTAATGAGAAGGGAATAAAAAGATTAAGTGGAGATTTTACGAGTTTCGAGGATTCTGGTTCAGAGTATTTAGATTATAAGCATCCATTTGTAGATGATTTGGATGTATTTGGCAATAACTCGATTTTTCAATATATTAATGATACAGTAACTAAAGGAGGAAGAGAAGAACTAGTAAAGTTATTAAAAAATGAAGGAAATTTGAATAAGCTTGATATTGCTGAAAGACAAGAAGCTGTAAAGGAACTGAGCAAAAAAGCTGCATGGAGGCAAAGTTTAATTCTTGAAGGTAGTTTGAAAAAATCAAAAGATATAGACTTAGATAGTTTAATTAATTGGAGTGAAGATGCAGAATCATCAAGTCCACTGAGAATTGTTATTGCATGTACTTTTATTTTAGTAACAATTTTTTCGATATATTTAGCAATAGCAAAGGTAATACCACAATCATTTCTACTTTTAAATTTTATGGTGAACTTTATCGTTGTTAAAGTGTTATCTAAAAGCATGGGTTCAGAGATTAAGTTATTTGAATCCATAAAGAATAGCATATATGGGTATAGTAAAATTTTATTTCTAATAGAAGAAGAAAATTTTGATTCAAAGTATTTAAAGAACTTACAAGGAAAGTTGAAAAGTGATAAATTAAGTTGTAAGGAAGAGATGAGAGCTTTTTCTAATATCTTAGATTGGATGGGAAATAGTTCATATAATGCATATTATCTCTTATTTAATATACTATTATTTTCTGATGTATTCCTATTAAGAAGTTTAGAAAAGTGGAGAGAAAAGAATGGGAATAAGCTTAAAGGCTGGTTAGAAGTAATGCATAAAATAGATGCATTAGCTAGTGTATGTAATTTGTCATTTGAAAATGAAAATTGGACGTATCCTGTTATTTTAGATAAAAATGAAATAAGTGCAGTGAATATAGGTCATCCTTTATTAGGAGAAAAAGCAGTTAAAAATACATTTTCAATGACGGGTAATCAAAAGGTTTCTCTAATCACAGGTTCCAATATGTCTGGGAAAAGTACATTTTTAAGAACACTTGGTACTAATCTGGTTTTAAGTTACATCGGAGCACCAGTGCATGCAGATAAATTTTCTTGTGGAATTATGAAGATATACACTTGCATGAGAACAAAAGATAATTTAGAAGAGAATATTTCATCATTTTACGCAGAAATTTTAAGAATAAAAATATTAATAGAGGCATGTAAAAGAGGAGAAAGTGCATTTTTTCTACTAGATGAAATATTTAAGGGAACTAATTCAAGAGATAGGCATACTGGTGCCTCTGTATTGATTAAACAGTTAATTAAATACGGAGGGGTTGGGCTTGTTTCTACTCATGACTTTGAATTATGTGATTTAGAAAATGAAAGTGAAGAGATAATAAATTATAATTTTAGAGAATTTTATGAAAATAATAAAATCAAATTTGACTATATTCTTAGAGAAGGAAGAAGTACAACACAAAATGCAATTCATTTAATGAAGCTTGCAGGAATAGAAGTATAA
- a CDS encoding 3'-5' exonuclease, with the protein MGYIIIDLEFNNLKNITNYQKDFFEKYGEFDSVSLENEIIEIGAVKVDKYMKPIKEIREYIKPKIFPVINPIVTEITKIDMDILNEKGVSFEDAISKLKDMFEDGDVLCSWAKDDVAELIINAHYYNYNDLRWLNEYLDIQEYVTKILAHKKALGLKSALDELKIKVDDTKLHDALNDAKYTVEVFRRVYNSRVIKNYIVKDIYNMPAIQVSDLESIEIEEEKLMLKCPKCGKKIDLQTPIKLLNWRFAAVGTCPKCKCNVLCEVLVKKTLQGENGYNEVNSVLKDEAYLNYIYKLENSEKKR; encoded by the coding sequence ATGGGGTACATTATTATTGACTTAGAATTTAATAATTTAAAAAATATAACTAATTATCAAAAAGATTTTTTTGAAAAATATGGCGAGTTTGATTCAGTAAGTCTGGAAAATGAAATTATAGAAATAGGTGCAGTAAAAGTAGATAAATATATGAAACCTATAAAAGAAATTAGGGAGTATATTAAGCCTAAAATATTTCCTGTAATTAATCCAATAGTAACAGAAATCACTAAAATAGATATGGATATACTTAATGAAAAAGGAGTGTCTTTTGAAGATGCTATAAGTAAATTAAAGGATATGTTTGAAGATGGAGATGTTTTATGCTCATGGGCAAAGGATGATGTTGCAGAATTAATTATTAACGCCCATTATTATAATTATAATGATTTAAGATGGTTAAATGAATATCTCGATATTCAAGAATATGTTACTAAAATTTTAGCTCATAAAAAAGCATTGGGGCTTAAGTCAGCTTTAGATGAATTAAAAATTAAAGTAGATGATACAAAATTACATGATGCTTTAAATGATGCAAAATATACCGTCGAAGTATTTAGGAGAGTATATAATTCTAGAGTGATAAAAAATTATATAGTTAAAGATATATATAATATGCCTGCTATACAGGTATCAGATCTTGAGAGTATAGAAATAGAAGAAGAAAAATTAATGCTAAAGTGTCCTAAGTGTGGAAAAAAAATTGATTTACAAACTCCTATAAAGCTTTTAAATTGGAGATTTGCAGCTGTAGGCACTTGTCCGAAATGTAAGTGCAATGTTTTATGCGAAGTTTTGGTTAAAAAGACTCTTCAAGGAGAGAATGGATATAACGAAGTTAATAGTGTATTGAAAGATGAAGCGTACTTAAATTATATCTATAAGTTAGAGAATAGTGAGAAAAAAAGGTGA
- a CDS encoding CBS domain-containing protein → MNIAFFLTPKNEVVCENQDATMKQVMEKMECYGYTAIPIIDREGKYVGTLTEGDLLWKLKNTHNLNFKNIESVKVKDIYRKTTHRSVSITSNIESLISLAVSQNFVPVTDDNGTFIGIIKRSDIINYCFNEMEKRKELEIQQFSMYDEG, encoded by the coding sequence ATGAATATAGCCTTTTTTCTTACACCAAAAAATGAAGTTGTATGTGAAAATCAAGATGCAACTATGAAACAAGTTATGGAGAAAATGGAATGCTACGGATACACAGCGATTCCTATTATAGATAGAGAAGGAAAATATGTTGGTACGCTAACAGAAGGCGACCTATTGTGGAAGTTGAAAAATACACATAATCTAAATTTTAAAAACATAGAATCTGTTAAAGTTAAAGACATTTATAGAAAAACAACTCATAGGTCTGTTTCTATAACTTCAAATATAGAAAGCTTAATATCTTTAGCTGTAAGTCAGAATTTTGTGCCTGTAACCGATGATAATGGTACTTTTATAGGGATAATAAAAAGAAGTGATATAATCAATTATTGTTTCAATGAGATGGAAAAGAGAAAAGAATTAGAAATACAACAATTTTCAATGTATGATGAAGGTTAA
- a CDS encoding DUF1292 domain-containing protein, translated as MDSDKDLNFINEERRYWGKIYTDIAYAISEISPFISERDSKIRKYFSKSPILKEYMKLLDSAETDCKKKSLFSMFKSSPSISLLQDFKTKNRENFKQLEKCSHCECLNCAFDCNFKKCSSCRSGSLICSCDKERVNVRKFDNFTLDLTNNDTRVSSKYNVLAVVEDCTLDNLYILLENFNNSNDKLVLYYYPGIKEDSYGEITDPNEFDFVVETYQNAE; from the coding sequence ATGGATAGTGATAAGGACCTAAATTTTATTAACGAAGAACGAAGGTATTGGGGAAAGATTTATACTGATATAGCTTATGCCATAAGTGAAATATCCCCATTTATTTCAGAAAGAGATTCAAAAATAAGAAAATATTTCTCTAAATCACCTATTCTTAAGGAATATATGAAGCTTTTGGATTCTGCAGAAACTGACTGTAAGAAAAAATCTTTATTTTCAATGTTCAAATCTAGTCCTAGCATAAGCTTACTTCAAGATTTCAAAACTAAAAATAGAGAAAACTTTAAACAGTTAGAAAAATGTTCTCATTGTGAATGCTTAAACTGTGCATTTGATTGCAATTTCAAAAAATGTTCAAGCTGTAGAAGCGGTTCTTTAATTTGCTCTTGTGATAAAGAAAGAGTCAATGTAAGAAAGTTTGATAATTTTACGCTAGATCTTACTAACAACGATACTCGAGTTTCTTCAAAATATAATGTTTTAGCTGTCGTTGAAGACTGTACTTTAGATAATTTATATATTCTTCTAGAAAATTTCAACAACTCTAATGATAAGCTAGTACTATACTATTACCCTGGAATAAAAGAAGATAGTTACGGAGAGATAACTGATCCCAACGAGTTTGATTTTGTAGTAGAAACTTATCAAAATGCAGAATAG
- a CDS encoding PspA/IM30 family protein — protein sequence MGIFSRMSNMIKAKVNNSLDEMENPVELLDQKLRDMDEQFNKAKLSSAQILGNVHEIEKKLDSAKKESEDYDQKVRLALSKGNEELAKRALAKKVETDKKAASLQASYDNAKIQADTLKANLRALEEEITKTRSYRDEAAARFANAEASQKVNEVLANVQTKSNSIQIDSIERKIQRKEALAQGLGELRDLDDFDSEFKKLDEVDLDLELAKYKSN from the coding sequence ATGGGAATTTTTTCAAGGATGTCAAATATGATCAAGGCAAAAGTAAACAACTCATTAGATGAAATGGAAAATCCAGTTGAATTATTAGATCAAAAACTAAGAGATATGGATGAACAATTCAATAAAGCAAAATTGAGTTCAGCTCAAATTTTAGGTAATGTTCATGAAATTGAGAAAAAACTAGATTCTGCTAAAAAAGAATCTGAAGATTATGATCAAAAGGTTAGATTAGCACTAAGCAAGGGAAATGAGGAATTAGCAAAAAGAGCATTAGCTAAAAAAGTTGAAACAGATAAAAAGGCTGCTTCTCTACAAGCAAGCTATGATAATGCTAAAATACAAGCAGATACTTTAAAGGCAAATTTACGTGCTTTGGAAGAAGAAATAACAAAGACTAGAAGTTACAGAGATGAGGCAGCTGCAAGATTTGCAAATGCTGAAGCCTCTCAAAAAGTAAATGAGGTTCTAGCTAATGTTCAAACTAAAAGTAACTCAATACAAATTGATAGTATAGAAAGAAAAATTCAACGTAAAGAAGCTCTTGCTCAAGGTTTAGGTGAACTAAGAGACCTAGATGATTTTGATAGTGAATTTAAGAAATTAGATGAAGTTGATTTAGATCTTGAATTAGCAAAATACAAATCTAATTAG